One window of the Candidatus Microbacterium colombiense genome contains the following:
- a CDS encoding ECF transporter S component, with translation MKNISTRLLLTCAAIGVACGIVLLPIFGIFSSAAIAAAPLLYTVLLGFWFFGGVLMQSITHRPGMALLTSVIAGLVIGPFTPYGFSTVLSTATVGLCQELPFLATLYRRWPAWLFYVSNGVIGLAYAFPAQAIFASDTPDTVRFAVYPLAAASAVATTWVARVVAKRLDRTGVTRGLMSPAPQRVRAARVGAGL, from the coding sequence ATGAAGAACATCAGCACTCGCCTCCTGCTCACCTGCGCCGCGATCGGCGTGGCGTGCGGCATCGTCCTTCTGCCGATCTTCGGCATCTTCTCCAGCGCCGCGATCGCCGCTGCTCCCCTGCTGTACACCGTGCTCCTGGGCTTCTGGTTCTTCGGCGGCGTGCTCATGCAGTCGATCACGCACCGACCGGGCATGGCGCTGCTGACCTCGGTCATCGCCGGGCTCGTGATCGGGCCGTTCACGCCGTACGGCTTCTCGACCGTGTTGTCGACCGCGACGGTCGGGCTCTGCCAGGAGCTGCCGTTCCTCGCGACGCTCTACCGCCGTTGGCCGGCGTGGCTGTTCTACGTCTCGAACGGGGTCATCGGGCTGGCGTACGCCTTTCCCGCACAGGCGATCTTCGCAAGCGACACCCCGGATACCGTGCGGTTCGCCGTGTACCCCCTCGCCGCGGCGAGCGCCGTCGCGACGACCTGGGTCGCGCGGGTCGTCGCGAAACGTCTGGATCGCACCGGCGTGACGCGCGGGCTCATGAGCCCGGCGCCGCAGCGCGTCCGTGCTGCGCGGGTTGGGGCTGGGCTGTAA
- a CDS encoding alpha/beta hydrolase has translation MTARENDAEPDRTERARRPWHRMKIALGVVVGVVAVIAVVGSVTPWPSAMLIRAVFTKGGDETAAEMDRHLPETTLTEKLDVAYGDAGADTTMDVFAPASATGPLPTIVWIHGGAWISGAKENVDPYLRILAAEGYTTIGVNYTIGPEGVYPLAVNQLNEALAYIDAHADELGVDAAQIVLAGDSAGAQLASQMATLITSSDYAEIMDITPAISADQLVATVLNCGVYDLAALARLDGIAGWGFKSAMWAYSGTKTWAEDSTGATMSTVDWVTADFPTTYISGGNGDGLTWLQSIPMAQRLDELGVDVTTQFWPAPHEPALPHEYQFHLDMPDAQTALQKTIDFLNTHTPR, from the coding sequence ATGACTGCGCGCGAGAATGACGCTGAGCCGGATCGCACCGAGAGGGCGCGGCGGCCGTGGCACCGCATGAAGATCGCACTCGGGGTCGTGGTCGGAGTCGTCGCGGTCATCGCGGTCGTCGGCTCGGTCACCCCCTGGCCCTCGGCCATGCTCATCCGCGCCGTGTTCACGAAGGGCGGCGATGAGACGGCCGCCGAGATGGACCGCCACCTGCCCGAAACGACGCTCACCGAGAAGCTCGACGTCGCGTACGGCGATGCCGGAGCCGACACCACGATGGACGTCTTCGCACCGGCATCCGCCACCGGCCCGCTGCCCACGATCGTGTGGATCCATGGCGGCGCGTGGATCTCGGGGGCGAAGGAGAACGTCGACCCCTACCTGCGCATCCTCGCCGCCGAGGGCTACACGACGATCGGCGTCAACTACACGATCGGCCCCGAGGGCGTGTATCCGCTGGCCGTGAACCAGCTCAACGAGGCCCTCGCCTACATCGACGCGCACGCCGACGAGCTCGGAGTGGATGCCGCGCAGATCGTGCTCGCGGGTGATTCCGCCGGCGCCCAGCTCGCCAGCCAGATGGCGACCCTCATCACGAGCTCGGACTACGCCGAGATCATGGACATCACGCCCGCGATCTCCGCCGACCAGCTCGTGGCGACCGTGCTGAACTGCGGCGTGTACGACCTCGCGGCCCTCGCCCGCCTCGACGGCATCGCGGGCTGGGGATTCAAGTCGGCGATGTGGGCATACTCGGGCACCAAGACCTGGGCGGAGGACTCGACCGGAGCGACCATGTCGACCGTCGACTGGGTCACCGCCGACTTCCCCACGACCTACATCTCAGGCGGCAACGGCGACGGGCTGACCTGGCTGCAGTCGATCCCGATGGCCCAGCGGCTCGACGAGCTCGGCGTCGACGTGACCACACAGTTCTGGCCCGCGCCGCACGAGCCCGCCCTGCCGCACGAGTACCAGTTCCACCTCGACATGCCCGATGCGCAGACCGCCCTGCAGAAGACCATCGACTTCCTGAACACCCACACCCCGCGCTGA
- a CDS encoding aminotransferase class V-fold PLP-dependent enzyme encodes MDAVRMHAASPESTAIIDAVLDYSRRRMLAADVPLDKPQSEAELNRLVGPTITDAGLGAPRALSVFEHILAPACLTTSHPLYLSFIPTAPTMAAIAFDLVVSASGLYGGSWLEGAGAVHAENEVLAWLAREFGLPETAGGVFVQGGTIGNLSALVAARESAKERLLAQGKELPRRWKIVCSVEAHSSNKSAAKVMDADVLLVPAGDDGRLRAEAVREALAAHGDEICAVVATGGSTNFGIVDDIAGIAALKDDFDFWLHIDGAYGLTAMLAPEARHIFAGVERADSVIVDPHKWLFAPFDCCALIYRDPDSGRRAHTQHAEYLDTLTDGDDFSPSDYSIQLTRRPRGLPMWFSVATYGVQAYRDAVSATLALTARIADEIARRPELRLVRDPELSVVVFERDGWERADYDRWSAALLDSQRAFVVPSSHAGRPNTRFAILNPLTTFDDLVGILDTMK; translated from the coding sequence ATGGATGCTGTGCGCATGCACGCGGCCTCGCCCGAATCGACCGCGATCATCGATGCCGTCCTCGACTACTCCCGCCGGCGGATGCTGGCGGCAGACGTGCCGCTCGACAAGCCGCAGAGCGAGGCCGAGTTGAACAGGCTCGTCGGTCCGACGATCACCGACGCCGGGCTCGGCGCCCCGCGTGCGCTGAGCGTGTTCGAGCACATCCTGGCCCCCGCCTGCCTGACCACGAGTCATCCGCTGTACCTGTCGTTCATCCCGACAGCCCCGACCATGGCGGCGATCGCGTTCGACCTCGTGGTGTCGGCATCCGGGCTCTACGGAGGCAGCTGGCTGGAGGGCGCCGGCGCCGTGCACGCCGAGAACGAGGTGCTGGCGTGGCTCGCCCGCGAGTTCGGCCTGCCCGAGACCGCGGGAGGGGTGTTCGTGCAGGGCGGCACGATCGGCAACCTCTCGGCACTGGTCGCGGCGCGCGAATCAGCGAAGGAACGCCTTCTCGCGCAGGGCAAGGAGCTGCCGCGGCGGTGGAAGATCGTCTGCAGCGTCGAGGCGCATTCGTCGAACAAGTCCGCCGCGAAGGTGATGGATGCCGATGTGCTCCTGGTTCCCGCGGGCGACGACGGGAGGCTGCGCGCCGAGGCCGTGCGCGAGGCCCTCGCCGCGCACGGCGACGAGATCTGCGCGGTCGTGGCGACCGGCGGATCGACGAACTTCGGCATCGTCGACGACATCGCGGGGATCGCCGCCCTCAAGGACGACTTCGACTTCTGGCTGCACATCGACGGCGCCTACGGACTCACCGCGATGCTGGCCCCCGAGGCGCGGCACATCTTCGCCGGTGTCGAGCGCGCCGACTCGGTGATCGTCGATCCGCACAAGTGGCTGTTCGCGCCGTTCGACTGCTGCGCCCTGATCTACCGAGACCCCGACAGCGGGCGGCGGGCGCACACGCAGCACGCCGAGTACCTCGACACCCTCACGGACGGCGACGACTTCAGCCCGTCGGACTACTCGATCCAGCTCACGCGGCGCCCGCGCGGACTGCCGATGTGGTTCTCGGTCGCGACCTACGGAGTGCAGGCGTATCGGGATGCCGTCAGTGCGACGCTCGCCCTCACGGCGCGCATCGCCGACGAGATCGCGCGCCGGCCGGAGCTCCGCCTGGTGCGCGACCCCGAGCTGTCGGTCGTGGTGTTCGAGCGGGATGGGTGGGAACGCGCCGACTACGACCGGTGGTCCGCCGCGTTGCTCGACTCGCAGCGTGCGTTCGTGGTTCCCAGCTCGCACGCCGGACGCCCCAACACGCGCTTCGCCATCCTCAATCCACTGACGACGTTCGACGACCTGGTCGGCATCCTCGACACGATGAAGTAG
- a CDS encoding TetR family transcriptional regulator C-terminal domain-containing protein — MKTTSTGTTPRRMSPEERDRSILRGAIAHARESGLESLSVRAVAARVGVTPALVAHYRPGMDSFVAEVFGVIVAAERDEVIAALDDSDDVRGNLLGLIDTLLDTARDDVTLIWVQAWALGTRNAALAQRVRQEMDGWQSALEQVFARAAASGQIAAGRADTAAWLLLAMVDGMNAHSLVKWAPRDRADLARRALSAVLDGSLPNTTSLDK, encoded by the coding sequence ATGAAGACCACGTCAACAGGTACGACTCCCCGGCGTATGTCGCCCGAGGAGCGCGATCGCTCGATCCTGCGGGGGGCGATCGCGCACGCCCGCGAGAGTGGGCTCGAGAGCCTGAGCGTGCGCGCGGTCGCCGCGCGCGTCGGCGTCACGCCGGCCCTGGTGGCGCACTACCGGCCGGGTATGGACTCGTTCGTCGCCGAGGTGTTCGGAGTGATCGTGGCCGCCGAGCGCGACGAGGTGATCGCCGCACTCGACGACTCCGACGATGTGCGCGGCAACCTGCTCGGACTCATCGACACACTGCTCGACACAGCGCGTGACGACGTCACACTCATCTGGGTGCAGGCGTGGGCACTCGGCACCCGCAACGCCGCACTCGCCCAGCGCGTGCGTCAGGAGATGGACGGCTGGCAGAGCGCCTTGGAGCAGGTCTTCGCCCGTGCCGCGGCATCCGGTCAGATCGCTGCGGGGCGCGCCGACACCGCGGCCTGGCTGCTGCTGGCGATGGTCGACGGCATGAACGCCCACTCGCTGGTGAAGTGGGCGCCGCGCGACCGTGCCGATCTCGCCCGACGCGCGCTCTCGGCCGTGCTCGACGGCTCTCTTCCCAATACGACCTCCCTCGACAAGTAA
- a CDS encoding agmatine deiminase family protein, which yields MSWRMPAETARHDRTWMAFPAEGETLGASDAEREEGYATWTAVAHAVAEFEPVSMLVDPSELARARRMLSGSIEIIEAPVDEFWMRDAGPTFVVDAERPGVLGAVDWIFNGWGAPDWAEWRKAAQHARIIADVVGAELVSSTLVNEGGGIHVDGEGTVLLTETVQLDPRRNPYADRQRVEAEMARTIGATTAVWLPRGLTRDYDDFGTNGHVDIVATIVSPGRLLLHDQQNPDHPDHLVTRELREHLSRQTDAAGRRFEIIDLPAPATLRDDEGPVDWSYVNHLVTNDGVVACGFGDERADAAAREILSDAYPGRRVVTVDARPLFDRGGGIHCITQQQPALDGTR from the coding sequence ATGAGCTGGCGCATGCCCGCGGAGACCGCACGTCACGACCGCACCTGGATGGCGTTCCCCGCCGAGGGCGAGACCCTCGGCGCGAGCGACGCCGAGCGCGAGGAGGGCTACGCCACCTGGACGGCCGTCGCGCACGCGGTCGCGGAGTTCGAACCGGTGAGCATGCTCGTCGATCCGAGCGAACTGGCCCGCGCGCGGCGCATGCTGAGCGGGAGCATCGAGATCATCGAAGCCCCGGTCGACGAGTTCTGGATGCGCGACGCCGGACCGACGTTCGTGGTCGATGCCGAGCGCCCCGGCGTGCTCGGCGCGGTCGATTGGATCTTCAACGGCTGGGGTGCTCCCGACTGGGCGGAGTGGCGCAAGGCCGCCCAGCACGCCCGCATCATCGCCGATGTGGTCGGTGCCGAACTCGTGAGCTCGACGCTCGTGAACGAGGGTGGCGGCATCCACGTCGACGGCGAGGGGACCGTGCTGCTCACCGAGACCGTGCAGCTCGATCCGCGCCGTAACCCCTACGCCGATCGCCAGCGCGTCGAGGCCGAGATGGCACGCACGATCGGCGCGACCACCGCCGTCTGGCTCCCCCGCGGACTCACCCGCGACTACGACGACTTCGGCACGAACGGCCACGTCGACATCGTCGCCACGATCGTCTCGCCCGGGCGGCTGCTGCTCCACGACCAGCAGAACCCCGACCACCCCGACCACCTCGTGACCCGCGAACTGCGCGAGCACCTCTCCCGGCAGACGGATGCCGCGGGCCGCCGCTTCGAGATCATCGACCTGCCCGCCCCGGCCACGCTGCGCGACGACGAGGGACCGGTCGACTGGAGCTATGTCAACCATCTCGTCACGAACGACGGCGTGGTGGCGTGCGGGTTCGGTGACGAGCGGGCGGATGCCGCGGCGCGCGAGATCCTGTCGGACGCGTACCCCGGCCGGCGCGTGGTCACCGTCGATGCGCGCCCGCTGTTCGACCGCGGCGGCGGCATCCACTGCATCACGCAGCAGCAGCCGGCACTCGACGGAACGCGCTGA
- a CDS encoding amidase produces the protein MFDVVEASIAELRRALDAGSVTAADLVDAYLARIDAYDGPETATALNAVVVRNPDARAEAAASDERRARGETHGPLDGIPYTAKDSYLVRGLTAAAGSPAFAGLVAQRDAFTIARLRAGGAICLGLTNMPPMANGGMQRGVYGRAESPYSADWLTAPFASGSSNGSGTATSASFGAFGLGEETWSSGRGPATNNSLCAYTPSRGVISVRGNWPLVPTMDVVVPHTRSMADLLEVLDVIVADDDETRGDFWRAQSWVPLPAASAVRPASYAALAADASFDGIRIGIPRMYINADPDAGSGAAPGIGGPTGHPIETRASIIARWNDARRDLEAAGATVVEVDFPVVSNYEGDRSGAPTIATRGIVTPAYLRREIVDLSAWGWEDFLQANGDPALRTLADVDGATIFPHPDGALPDRYTGFDDDIAEYPDWVRRNPGTGINDMPELADGLRGLEETRRRDLEAWMDELGLDAVVFPAVADVGPADMDVNPASADRGWRNGVWIANGNLAVRHLGVPTVTVPMGVMHDIGMPIGLTFAGRAYDDSALLRLAAAFEASGAPGARRVPPPRTPRL, from the coding sequence ATGTTCGACGTCGTCGAGGCGTCGATCGCCGAACTGCGGCGGGCACTCGATGCCGGCAGCGTCACCGCGGCCGACCTGGTCGACGCCTATCTCGCGCGCATCGACGCCTACGACGGGCCTGAGACCGCGACGGCGCTGAACGCGGTCGTGGTGCGCAACCCCGACGCGCGCGCCGAGGCCGCCGCCTCCGACGAGCGACGCGCGCGCGGCGAGACCCACGGCCCTCTCGACGGCATCCCGTACACGGCCAAGGACAGCTATCTGGTGCGGGGCCTCACCGCGGCGGCCGGCAGCCCCGCGTTCGCCGGGCTCGTCGCCCAGCGCGACGCCTTCACGATCGCCCGGCTGCGGGCGGGCGGTGCGATCTGCCTCGGCCTGACGAACATGCCCCCGATGGCGAACGGCGGGATGCAGCGCGGCGTCTACGGGCGCGCCGAGAGCCCGTACTCGGCGGACTGGCTGACCGCGCCGTTCGCCTCGGGGTCGTCGAACGGCTCCGGCACGGCGACCTCGGCGAGCTTCGGCGCCTTCGGTCTCGGAGAAGAGACCTGGTCGAGCGGCCGCGGCCCCGCGACCAACAACTCGCTGTGCGCCTACACCCCGTCGCGCGGCGTTATCTCGGTGCGCGGCAACTGGCCGCTCGTGCCGACGATGGACGTCGTGGTTCCGCACACCCGCAGCATGGCGGACCTGCTCGAGGTGCTCGACGTGATCGTGGCCGACGACGACGAGACCCGAGGCGACTTCTGGCGCGCCCAGTCGTGGGTGCCGCTGCCCGCCGCCTCGGCCGTGCGCCCGGCCTCGTACGCCGCACTCGCCGCCGACGCCTCGTTCGATGGCATCCGCATCGGCATCCCCCGCATGTACATCAACGCCGATCCGGATGCCGGCAGCGGTGCGGCTCCCGGCATCGGCGGGCCGACCGGACATCCCATCGAGACCCGCGCCTCGATCATCGCGCGCTGGAACGACGCCCGCCGCGATCTCGAAGCAGCCGGCGCGACCGTGGTCGAGGTGGATTTCCCGGTGGTGTCGAACTACGAGGGCGATCGCAGCGGCGCACCGACGATCGCGACCCGCGGAATCGTGACCCCCGCGTACCTGAGGCGCGAGATCGTCGACCTCTCGGCGTGGGGCTGGGAGGACTTCCTGCAGGCGAACGGCGACCCCGCGCTGCGCACGCTCGCCGACGTCGACGGGGCGACGATCTTCCCGCATCCGGACGGCGCCCTCCCCGACCGCTACACGGGGTTCGACGACGACATCGCGGAGTATCCGGACTGGGTGCGTCGAAATCCGGGCACCGGAATCAACGACATGCCCGAACTCGCCGACGGGCTGCGCGGACTCGAGGAGACGCGGCGGCGCGACCTGGAGGCATGGATGGACGAGCTCGGGCTCGACGCCGTCGTGTTCCCCGCGGTCGCCGACGTGGGACCGGCCGACATGGACGTGAACCCGGCGTCCGCCGATCGAGGCTGGCGCAACGGGGTGTGGATCGCGAACGGCAACCTCGCCGTGCGGCATCTCGGCGTCCCGACGGTGACGGTGCCGATGGGCGTGATGCACGACATCGGCATGCCGATCGGACTCACGTTCGCCGGGCGCGCGTACGACGACTCCGCTCTGCTGCGGCTCGCGGCAGCGTTCGAGGCGAGCGGCGCTCCCGGTGCACGGCGCGTGCCCCCGCCGCGCACGCCCCGCCTCTGA
- a CDS encoding tryptophan 2,3-dioxygenase family protein, which yields MSTENERALEEGIVTDLSGRMTYGSYLSLDQLLTAQNPVSVPEHHDELLFIIQHQTTELWLKQLLHELSSARELLASDDLREALKRIARVKRIQDVMTQQWSVLATLTPTEYAQFRGALGNSSGFQSVQYRAVEFALGNKNERMLSVFRDHPANLALLTAEWEKPTVYDEFLRFAARRGLPIPVEILERDVREPYRETAALVPAIREIYQDPNRYWDLYEACEDLVDLEDNFQFWRFRHLKTVTRTIGMKVGTGGSSGAGFLQRALELTFFPELYTVRTELGG from the coding sequence ATGAGCACTGAGAACGAGCGCGCACTCGAAGAGGGCATCGTCACCGACCTGTCCGGACGCATGACCTACGGGTCGTACCTGTCGCTCGACCAGTTGCTCACCGCGCAGAATCCGGTCAGCGTGCCCGAGCACCACGACGAACTGCTGTTCATCATCCAGCACCAGACCACCGAGCTCTGGCTCAAGCAGCTGCTGCACGAACTGTCGTCCGCGCGCGAGCTGCTCGCCAGCGACGACCTGCGTGAGGCGCTCAAGCGGATCGCGCGGGTCAAGCGCATCCAGGACGTGATGACGCAGCAGTGGTCGGTGCTCGCGACCCTTACTCCCACCGAGTACGCGCAGTTCCGCGGCGCGCTGGGCAACTCCTCCGGATTCCAGTCGGTGCAGTACCGGGCGGTGGAGTTCGCCCTCGGCAACAAGAACGAACGCATGCTGAGCGTGTTCCGCGATCACCCCGCGAACCTCGCCCTGCTCACCGCCGAGTGGGAGAAGCCCACGGTGTACGACGAGTTCCTGCGCTTCGCCGCCCGTCGTGGGCTGCCCATCCCGGTCGAGATCCTCGAACGCGACGTGCGCGAGCCCTACCGCGAGACGGCGGCGCTCGTGCCCGCGATCCGCGAGATCTATCAGGATCCGAATCGGTACTGGGACCTCTACGAAGCGTGCGAAGACCTGGTGGACCTCGAGGACAACTTCCAGTTCTGGCGCTTCCGGCACCTGAAGACGGTGACGCGCACGATCGGCATGAAGGTCGGGACGGGCGGATCGAGCGGCGCCGGCTTCCTGCAGCGCGCCCTGGAGCTGACGTTCTTCCCCGAGCTGTACACGGTGCGCACGGAGCTCGGCGGCTGA